From the Euphorbia lathyris chromosome 6, ddEupLath1.1, whole genome shotgun sequence genome, one window contains:
- the LOC136234185 gene encoding rop guanine nucleotide exchange factor 14 — protein sequence MMVRRRSLACCTWDRGISIDLDEQDGVITYNGLESCIASNQSYENESGTGTTSQGDGCMSDSMDYDDDLSCSSSKSFTSKWLNNTKKGGDRNSDDWELSESPKHFHVKSKPDYSVQFSDVETMKETFAKLLLGEDITGGRDGLTAALSLSNGISNLAASVFGELWKLEPLPQESKNKWRREMDWFLSPTNYMVELVPTKQNGENGRTVEIMTPKTRADIHVNLPALQKLDSMLLETLDSMVNTEFWYSEIGSRAEGRTKSGKQSKRWWLPLPQVPKNGLSESERKNLLNKSKVVYQVFKAAKSINENVLLEMPVPNIIRDALHKSGKANLGEEMHKILTDDMKTADDMLNALDLKSEHSAVDVINKLESAIIAWKEKITPQTTGKSPVRTSWSLVKDTMSEFEKTESLLERAEALVQQVKARYLNLPHTFLEATKIQYGKDVGHSILEAYSRVVGNLAFSILCRMGDIFQEDASSNPNSPLAICCFPGILETPLHVLHKPHSLVDQISKTEGKYRDSDASYASDIRFSYSEEGKGSSVSATPSRSRVWCIGREACISVSPSNSP from the exons ATGATGGTGAGGAGAAGATCGCTGGCTTGCTGCACCTGGGACAGAGGAATTAGCATCGACTTGGATGAGCAAGATG GGGTAATCACATATAATGGCCTTGAGAGTTGCATTGCAAGCAATCAATCTTATGAAAATGAAAGTGGAACTGGGACAACAAGCCAAGGAGATGGATGTATGAGTGACTCCATGGACTATGATGATGACTTGAGCTGTTCATCAAGTAAATCATTTACTTCTAAATGGTTGAACAACACGAAAAAGGGCGGTGATCGGAATTCAGATGATTGGGAGCTCTCCGAAAGCCCCAAGCATTTTCATGTCAAATCAAAACCAGATTATTCTGTTCAATTTTCAGATGTTGAGACCATGAAGGAAACATTCGCCAAGCTGTTATTAGGCGAAGATATAACCGGAGGACGAGATGGCCTCACCGCGGCACTATCATTATCAAATGGTATATCAAATCTTGCAG CTTCTGTTTTCGGGGAGCTTTGGAAACTAGAGCCTCTGCCGCAAGAAAGCAAGAACAAATGGCGACGAGAAATGGACTGGTTTCTGTCTCCTACAAACTATATGGTTgagttagtacctacaaagcaaAACGGCGAAAATGGCCGAACAGTGGAG ATAATGACTCCGAAAACTCGGGCGGATATCCATGTGAATCTACCAGCTCTTCAGAAGTTAGATTCTATGCTTCTT GAAACACTAGATTCGATGGTGAACACCGAGTTTTGGTACTCGGAAATAGGCAGCCGTGCAGAAGGAAGGACTAAAAGTGGTAAACAAAGTAAGAGATGGTGGCTTCCACTGCCACAAGTACCCAAAAATGGCCTTTCTGAGTCGGAAAGAAAGAACTTGCTCAATAAGAGTAAGGTGGTTTACCAAGTCTTCAAGGCTGCTAAATCGATCAACGAAAACGTTTTGCTCGAAATGCCTGTACCGAACATTATCAGGGACGCATTACACAAG TCCGGAAAGGCGAATCTTGGCGAAGAAATGCACAAGATCTTGACAGATGACATGAAAACAGCTGACGATATGCTGAATGCTCTCGATTTAAAGTCCGAACATAGTGCAGTTGATGTTATAAACAAGTTGGAGAGTGCCATAATTGCATGGAAAGAGAAGATTACCCCACAAACAACCGGTAAATCCCCGGTTAGAACATCATGGTCCTTGGTTAAAGACACAATGTCCGAGTTCGAGAAGACCGAGTCATTGTTAGAGAGAGCAGAAGCCCTTGTACAGCAAGTCAAGGCGCGATATTTGAACCTCCCGCACACATTTCTTGAGGCTACAAAAATACAATACGGAAAG GACGTCGGACATTCCATTTTAGAGGCATACTCAAGAGTTGTCGGAAACTTGGCTTTCAGCATATTGTGTAGGATGGGAGACATTTTCCAGGAAGACGCTTCGAGCAATCCGAATTCTCCTCTAGCAATCTGTTGCTTCCCTGGAATTTTAGAAACTCCACTTCATGTTCTACACAAACCACACTCTCTAGTTGATCAAATAAGCAAAACGGAAGGGAAGTACCGTGATTCCGATGCGAGTTACGCTTCGGATATCAGATTCTCTTACAGTGAAGAAGGTAAAGGAAGCTCAGTTAGTGCAACACCAAGTAGAAGCAGAGTTTGGTGCATTGGAAGAGAAGCTTGTATAAGTGTATCTCCAAGTAATTCACCATGA